One region of Pseudomonas glycinae genomic DNA includes:
- the potA gene encoding polyamine ABC transporter ATP-binding protein, with the protein MANASSTYRKALEGHQQPKKVLVKVDRVTKKFDETTAVDDVSLEIHQGEIFALLGGSGSGKSTLLRMLAGFERPTEGRILLDGVDITDMPPYERPINMMFQSYALFPHMTVAQNIAFGLKQDRLPASEIDARVEEMLRLVHMTQYAKRRPHQLSGGQRQRVALARSLAKRPKLLLLDEPMGALDKKLRSQMQLELVEIIERVGVTCVMVTHDQEEAMTMAERIAIMHLGWIAQIGSPVDIYEAPVSRMVCEFIGNVNAFDGTVVEDLEGHAIIHSPDLQQKIYVGHGVSTSVQDKSITYAIRPEKMLVSTIKPETRYNWSEGKVHDIAYLGGHSVFYVELPSGKIVQSFMANAERRGARPTWDDKVYVWWEDDSGVVLRS; encoded by the coding sequence TTACAGGAAGGCTCTTGAAGGTCATCAGCAACCGAAAAAGGTTCTGGTGAAAGTCGATCGAGTCACCAAGAAGTTCGACGAAACCACGGCGGTGGACGATGTGTCCCTGGAGATCCATCAGGGCGAAATCTTCGCCCTGCTCGGCGGCTCCGGCTCGGGCAAATCAACCCTGCTGCGCATGCTCGCCGGTTTCGAACGGCCGACTGAAGGACGCATTCTGCTCGACGGTGTCGACATCACCGACATGCCGCCGTACGAGCGGCCGATCAACATGATGTTCCAGTCCTACGCCCTGTTCCCGCACATGACCGTGGCGCAGAACATCGCCTTCGGCCTCAAGCAGGACCGTTTGCCGGCCAGCGAAATCGACGCTCGCGTCGAAGAAATGCTGCGTCTGGTGCACATGACCCAATACGCCAAGCGCCGCCCGCATCAACTGTCCGGCGGTCAGCGTCAGCGCGTGGCCCTCGCCCGCTCCCTGGCCAAGCGGCCGAAACTGTTGCTGCTCGACGAACCGATGGGCGCGCTGGATAAAAAGCTGCGTTCGCAAATGCAGCTGGAACTGGTGGAAATCATCGAGCGCGTCGGCGTGACCTGCGTGATGGTGACCCACGACCAGGAAGAGGCCATGACCATGGCCGAACGCATCGCGATCATGCACCTGGGCTGGATCGCCCAGATCGGCAGCCCGGTCGACATTTATGAAGCACCGGTCAGCCGCATGGTCTGCGAATTCATCGGCAACGTGAACGCCTTCGACGGCACCGTGGTCGAGGATCTTGAAGGTCACGCGATCATTCACAGCCCGGACTTGCAGCAAAAGATCTACGTCGGTCATGGCGTCAGCACTTCGGTGCAGGACAAGTCGATCACCTACGCGATCCGCCCGGAAAAAATGCTGGTCAGCACGATCAAGCCCGAGACCCGCTACAACTGGTCCGAAGGCAAGGTGCATGACATCGCCTACCTCGGCGGCCACTCGGTGTTCTACGTCGAGTTGCCGAGCGGCAAGATCGTCCAGTCGTTCATGGCCAACGCCGAACGCCGTGGCGCGCGGCCGACCTGGGACGACAAGGTCTACGTCTGGTGGGAAGACGACAGCGGCGTGGTACTGCGCTCATGA